A stretch of the Porifericola rhodea genome encodes the following:
- the ftsZ gene encoding cell division protein FtsZ, with protein MPDKSYEFDLPTQHKSIIKVVGVGGGGSNAVNHMYNQGIKDVEFIICNTDAQALETSPVPSKLQIGGELTRGLGAGANPEKGKAAAIESKEDIRELLSTDTRMLFITAGMGGGTGTGAAPEIAKVARELGILTVGIVTQPFGFEGKKKQRAAEEGIRELRNNCDTVIVILNDKLREVYGNLTLTNAFAQADNILTTAAKSIAEIITVPGYINVDFEDVKTVMAGSGAAVMGSAKAEGEHRAMRAAEEALSSPLLDDKNIQGARKILLSIRSGEQAEMQMDELTEITDHIQTEAGDEAEVIFGHGIDETLGDAIMVTVIATGFTNDPEPTDEEETKRVYDLDSSQRIKKEDEQDAAGPPDNPPQHISNTPTPPSPPFEVEGMEEDEPEEDYSHQEKERLEEEEKLFREMSSSKRYLMMKEAYERKLKLKGRKSISSPENNEDVFKKEDFYNQPAYVRRNIHLYSAPAYNDRNVSRYSLDDDDNIIGNNKFLHDNVD; from the coding sequence ATGCCTGACAAAAGTTATGAATTCGATCTACCCACTCAACATAAGTCTATAATCAAAGTAGTAGGTGTTGGTGGTGGAGGTAGCAATGCTGTGAACCACATGTATAACCAGGGTATCAAAGATGTAGAGTTTATCATCTGCAATACCGATGCTCAGGCTTTGGAAACCAGTCCCGTACCTAGCAAGCTACAGATAGGTGGAGAACTTACCCGAGGACTGGGGGCTGGAGCTAACCCTGAAAAAGGCAAAGCCGCGGCTATAGAAAGTAAAGAAGATATACGCGAACTCCTGAGTACAGATACCCGCATGCTGTTCATCACCGCCGGTATGGGAGGTGGTACCGGTACAGGTGCTGCTCCTGAGATTGCCAAAGTAGCTCGCGAACTGGGCATACTCACCGTAGGTATCGTAACTCAGCCTTTCGGTTTTGAAGGCAAGAAGAAGCAGCGTGCGGCCGAAGAAGGTATCCGCGAACTCAGAAACAATTGCGATACCGTGATTGTGATCCTCAACGACAAGCTTAGAGAGGTATATGGTAACCTTACTCTAACCAATGCCTTTGCACAGGCAGACAACATATTAACCACAGCGGCCAAGAGTATAGCAGAGATCATTACCGTACCGGGCTACATCAATGTGGACTTTGAAGATGTGAAGACCGTTATGGCCGGATCAGGAGCCGCCGTGATGGGCTCAGCCAAAGCCGAAGGGGAGCATCGGGCCATGCGTGCTGCCGAAGAAGCCCTTTCTTCACCCCTGCTGGATGATAAAAACATACAGGGAGCCAGAAAGATCTTACTATCCATCCGCTCAGGTGAGCAGGCAGAGATGCAGATGGATGAGTTGACAGAGATCACGGACCACATACAGACTGAGGCGGGTGACGAAGCAGAAGTAATCTTCGGTCATGGTATAGACGAAACTCTAGGTGATGCCATCATGGTAACTGTAATCGCCACGGGTTTTACCAATGACCCGGAGCCAACGGATGAAGAGGAAACCAAAAGAGTTTATGACCTGGACTCAAGCCAGCGAATAAAAAAGGAAGATGAGCAGGATGCTGCCGGACCACCGGACAATCCGCCACAGCATATTTCTAATACTCCTACGCCCCCTTCACCTCCCTTTGAAGTAGAAGGAATGGAAGAAGATGAGCCGGAAGAAGATTACTCGCATCAGGAGAAAGAGCGCCTGGAAGAAGAAGAAAAATTGTTTCGTGAGATGTCATCCAGCAAGCGTTACCTGATGATGAAGGAAGCCTATGAGCGTAAGCTCAAACTCAAAGGGCGTAAAAGCATAAGCTCACCTGAAAACAACGAAGATGTTTTCAAAAAAGAAGACTTCTACAATCAGCCAGCTTATGTAAGAAGAAATATTCATCTGTACAGCGCACCAGCATACAATGACAGAAATGTATCTCGTTACTCGCTGGATGATGACGATAACATCATAGGAAACAATAAATTTCTACATGACAATGTAGACTAA
- a CDS encoding NADPH-dependent FMN reductase — translation MITIVVGTNRKNALSATIAEYYQKILAEKNIESQILSLIDLPADFTATALYENNGKNNSFNLFREAFNKHQKFVFIIPEYNNSYPGVLKAFIDGMDYPSGLEGKKCALVGISAGVQGASIALSHFTDVLNYLGMHVLALKVKMGEVHIHLKENQLTHKVYNEMLYAQADQLISF, via the coding sequence ATGATTACGATTGTTGTGGGCACCAACAGAAAAAATGCACTGTCTGCCACTATTGCTGAGTATTACCAAAAAATACTAGCTGAAAAAAACATAGAAAGTCAAATTTTAAGCCTCATAGATCTACCTGCTGATTTTACAGCTACTGCCCTGTATGAGAATAATGGAAAGAATAATAGCTTCAATCTTTTTAGAGAAGCCTTTAATAAACATCAAAAGTTTGTTTTCATTATTCCTGAATACAACAATTCTTATCCGGGGGTGCTCAAAGCGTTTATTGACGGTATGGATTACCCCAGTGGGCTGGAAGGAAAAAAGTGCGCTTTGGTAGGAATATCCGCCGGAGTACAAGGGGCGAGTATTGCCTTAAGCCATTTTACGGATGTGCTCAATTATTTGGGGATGCATGTGCTGGCCCTTAAAGTGAAGATGGGTGAGGTGCATATCCACCTAAAAGAAAATCAGCTTACTCATAAAGTCTACAACGAGATGCTCTATGCGCAAGCTGATCAGCTTATTTCGTTTTAG
- a CDS encoding SRPBCC family protein: protein MNIRISTKVSQSYTSVMQGFNEQLFLRLNPPFPPVKLVRFDGCKKNDIVALELSFILFKQKWVSQILEEHLNETEFYFVDFGTKLPFFLKYWKHQHRILKYNNEAVIVDDIHFKTPFFLLDFLLYPVLYLQFLYRKPIYKKVFAD from the coding sequence ATGAACATCCGCATCAGCACCAAGGTAAGCCAATCTTATACTTCAGTAATGCAGGGTTTTAATGAACAACTGTTTCTCCGGCTTAACCCTCCTTTTCCTCCCGTTAAGCTTGTTCGTTTTGATGGTTGTAAAAAGAATGACATCGTAGCCCTTGAACTTAGCTTTATTTTATTCAAACAAAAATGGGTTAGCCAAATACTGGAAGAGCACCTGAACGAAACAGAGTTTTACTTTGTAGATTTTGGAACCAAACTTCCTTTTTTTCTCAAATACTGGAAACATCAACATCGTATACTTAAGTATAATAACGAGGCGGTCATCGTAGATGATATACACTTTAAGACTCCTTTTTTTCTTCTTGATTTTTTGCTTTATCCAGTACTTTATTTACAGTTCCTGTACCGAAAGCCTATTTACAAGAAAGTATTTGCAGATTAG
- a CDS encoding Re/Si-specific NAD(P)(+) transhydrogenase subunit alpha, with protein MIIGVLKEEADTRVALTPDVVKKLTEHNQLLIEKDAGSNTFISDQEYEEVGATISDRTEVISKSTLLISIRPPAEEVLSNLPQGASVISSFRPYEDNAIAEQLSKFPINVFSMDMMPRTTLAQDKDVLSSMASMAGYRAVLEAATHLPRYFPMLTTAAGSIPPAKVLILGAGVAGLQAIATAKRLGSVVEAFDTRSAVKEEVQSLGAKFVEVEGARDDKAAGGYAVEQTEEYKNKQRELIFDRSVKSDVIITTALLRGKKAPILITKEMVEAMKPGSVIVDLAAAGGGNCELTQNDATISHHGITIIGDSTLEAKMPMHASQLFAKNVFNFLKVLLKDGELQLDMENPLVSGTCIVQEGKNVYQVK; from the coding sequence ATGATTATAGGCGTTCTTAAAGAAGAAGCTGATACCCGGGTAGCGCTTACCCCGGATGTAGTGAAAAAACTAACCGAACACAACCAATTACTCATCGAGAAAGACGCAGGTAGTAACACTTTTATTTCTGATCAGGAATATGAGGAAGTTGGAGCCACCATAAGTGACAGAACTGAGGTGATCTCTAAATCTACTTTACTTATAAGCATCAGGCCCCCGGCCGAAGAAGTGCTCTCTAATTTACCCCAGGGAGCATCAGTAATTTCGTCTTTTAGACCTTATGAAGACAATGCTATTGCTGAGCAGTTGAGTAAGTTCCCAATTAATGTTTTTAGTATGGACATGATGCCACGGACTACCCTGGCACAGGACAAAGATGTGCTGTCGTCTATGGCATCAATGGCTGGCTATCGTGCAGTACTGGAAGCAGCAACTCATTTGCCAAGGTATTTTCCTATGCTTACTACTGCTGCAGGGAGTATTCCTCCGGCCAAAGTACTAATTTTAGGTGCAGGGGTTGCAGGACTGCAAGCGATTGCAACTGCTAAGAGATTAGGCTCTGTGGTGGAAGCTTTTGATACGCGTTCAGCAGTAAAAGAGGAGGTACAGAGCTTAGGAGCTAAGTTTGTAGAAGTAGAAGGGGCCCGCGACGATAAAGCCGCTGGTGGATATGCCGTTGAGCAAACAGAGGAATACAAAAACAAGCAGCGCGAACTTATCTTTGATCGCTCGGTCAAGTCTGATGTCATTATTACTACAGCATTGCTAAGAGGTAAAAAAGCTCCTATTCTTATTACCAAAGAAATGGTAGAAGCCATGAAGCCCGGGAGTGTTATTGTAGATCTCGCGGCTGCTGGTGGAGGAAATTGTGAGCTTACACAGAATGACGCTACTATCAGCCATCATGGTATTACTATTATTGGAGACTCCACATTAGAAGCTAAGATGCCTATGCACGCTAGTCAGCTCTTTGCAAAAAATGTGTTCAACTTCCTTAAAGTGCTACTCAAAGACGGAGAGCTGCAACTGGATATGGAAAACCCTCTGGTTAGTGGTACCTGTATTGTACAGGAGGGAAAGAATGTTTACCAAGTAAAATAG
- a CDS encoding NAD(P) transhydrogenase subunit alpha produces MDALISFISENLLMVYILVFAIFLGTEVISKVPTVLHTPLMSGANAISGVVIIGAILLIRQAEPQNYFVLTLGFIGIALASINVVGGYAVTDRMLDMFKNKKKKK; encoded by the coding sequence ATGGATGCACTCATCAGCTTTATCAGCGAAAACTTGTTAATGGTATATATCCTGGTTTTTGCCATATTTCTAGGAACAGAAGTCATATCTAAAGTGCCTACAGTACTACATACCCCTCTAATGTCAGGTGCTAATGCAATTAGTGGAGTTGTAATTATCGGCGCGATTTTGCTTATCCGCCAGGCCGAACCACAAAATTACTTTGTGCTTACCCTGGGCTTTATCGGTATTGCGCTGGCAAGTATCAATGTGGTAGGTGGGTATGCCGTGACTGACCGTATGCTGGATATGTTTAAGAACAAGAAAAAGAAGAAATAA
- a CDS encoding NAD(P)(+) transhydrogenase (Re/Si-specific) subunit beta, with amino-acid sequence MTTALYDFIYLISIILFIIGLKRLSSPDTARNGNLVAAAGMGIAIVVSLVYPLETAQNNYAWIAGGIVLGSVVGITAAKKVQMTAMPEMVSLFNGLGGACALVVSLVEFYNYPEGVSLLNGQVFTTLFALFIGSISFTGSLVAYGKLQGFLRDSLQVPFPKVVNAILLISVIGIMIYIMMLPSVDFNWALILMTVSLIYGITFVTPIGGGDMPVVISLLNSFTGIGAALAGLIYNNQVMLVGGILVGASGTILTILMCQAMNRSLFNVIIGGFSSSGGAAGGSREQIVKEVIPSDLAIELKYSSKVMVVPGYGLAVAQAQHAVHELESMLEEEGVDFKYAIHPVAGRMPGHMNVLLAEADVPYPKLLELEEANKELTSTDVVLVIGANDVVNPAAKDDPSSPIHGMPILEVEKAKSVIVLKRSMSTGYAGIQNQLFFGEKTRMLFGDAKASINKLKEEVDQA; translated from the coding sequence ATGACAACCGCTCTTTACGACTTTATATATCTTATCAGTATCATACTGTTTATCATTGGACTAAAAAGATTAAGTAGTCCTGATACTGCACGAAACGGAAACCTGGTAGCTGCCGCTGGAATGGGGATAGCTATCGTCGTTTCTCTGGTATATCCTCTGGAAACCGCGCAAAACAACTATGCCTGGATTGCAGGAGGTATAGTTTTAGGATCTGTAGTAGGTATAACCGCCGCTAAAAAAGTACAGATGACAGCCATGCCTGAGATGGTATCACTATTTAATGGACTTGGAGGAGCCTGTGCTCTTGTAGTTTCTTTAGTAGAGTTTTACAATTACCCTGAAGGAGTTTCTCTTCTCAATGGGCAGGTATTTACCACATTATTTGCTCTTTTTATCGGTAGTATTTCTTTTACAGGAAGTTTAGTAGCATACGGAAAACTACAGGGGTTTTTACGCGATTCTCTTCAGGTCCCTTTTCCAAAAGTAGTAAATGCCATTTTACTCATATCAGTAATTGGTATCATGATTTATATTATGATGCTTCCTTCAGTTGACTTCAACTGGGCATTAATTCTTATGACTGTTTCACTGATTTACGGTATTACTTTTGTCACTCCTATTGGAGGTGGAGATATGCCAGTAGTAATCTCCCTGCTAAACTCATTCACCGGAATAGGTGCAGCTCTGGCCGGACTAATTTATAACAACCAGGTAATGCTTGTGGGAGGAATTCTAGTAGGAGCATCAGGTACAATTCTGACTATTCTTATGTGTCAAGCTATGAACCGTTCTCTATTCAATGTAATTATAGGAGGCTTTAGCAGTAGTGGTGGAGCTGCTGGAGGTAGCAGAGAGCAAATAGTGAAAGAAGTTATACCTTCAGACCTGGCCATTGAACTCAAATATTCAAGCAAAGTAATGGTGGTACCAGGTTATGGTCTTGCTGTTGCACAAGCCCAGCATGCAGTGCATGAATTAGAGAGCATGTTAGAAGAGGAAGGCGTGGATTTTAAATACGCAATTCATCCTGTCGCAGGTCGAATGCCCGGTCACATGAACGTACTCCTGGCAGAAGCCGATGTCCCTTATCCTAAGCTTCTCGAGCTTGAAGAAGCTAATAAAGAATTAACCTCCACTGATGTAGTGTTGGTAATTGGTGCTAATGATGTAGTAAACCCTGCAGCTAAAGATGATCCTTCTAGTCCAATACATGGTATGCCAATATTAGAAGTAGAGAAAGCCAAAAGTGTAATTGTGTTGAAGCGTAGTATGAGTACAGGCTATGCCGGTATACAAAATCAGCTATTCTTTGGAGAGAAAACCAGAATGCTTTTCGGAGATGCAAAAGCTTCCATCAATAAACTTAAAGAAGAGGTGGATCAGGCATAA